From Acidimicrobiales bacterium, one genomic window encodes:
- a CDS encoding acyl-CoA synthetase — MANTDVTGFWKIAEADPDHLAIVDPDHNQMTYGELYELTNKIVHGLRALGLEKGDQVTTVLPNSFEQVAICLAAYQGGFYLTTVNWHLVGPEISYIVNDSETKALIVSDRFADEAVRVLEDCVTPEANRFSVGEVAGFRAFDELIAGQPTTRPDDLQTGSYMFYTSGTTGRPKGVRRGLVEGHPDETAATAGGLFMLFGTMPHDDHVQITQAPTYHTAVNNWTTMALHVGHTVVLMDRWTPEGLLERIERYKVTHSHMVPTMFNRLLQLPDEVRLKYDVSSLRSMVHAAAPCPVETKRKMIEWWGDTIWEYYAATEGGGTYVSAAEWLTKPGTVGKPWPGAEVIVVDEDGNDLPTFQSGTVYMKMPGNAFEYKGDKDKTEKSRLRGFFTVGDIGYLDDDGFLFLNDRANDMIIAGGVNIYPAEIEGALVQHEAVGDVAVFGIPNEDTGEEIKAVIELREGWEPTDETTETIMEWLRGQVAKQKLPRSIDYTTEMPRDPNGKLYKRRLKDPYWEGRDGNII, encoded by the coding sequence ATGGCCAACACTGATGTCACCGGATTCTGGAAGATCGCGGAAGCCGATCCCGACCATCTCGCGATCGTCGACCCCGACCACAACCAGATGACCTACGGGGAGCTCTACGAGCTCACCAACAAGATCGTGCACGGCCTGCGGGCCCTCGGACTCGAGAAGGGCGATCAGGTCACCACCGTGCTGCCGAACTCGTTCGAGCAGGTGGCGATCTGTCTCGCTGCCTACCAGGGCGGCTTCTATCTGACGACCGTGAACTGGCACCTCGTCGGCCCGGAGATCTCCTACATCGTCAACGACTCCGAGACCAAGGCATTGATCGTCTCGGACCGGTTCGCGGACGAGGCCGTGCGGGTGCTCGAGGACTGCGTCACCCCCGAGGCCAACCGGTTCTCCGTCGGCGAGGTCGCGGGGTTCCGTGCGTTCGACGAGCTGATCGCGGGGCAGCCGACGACCCGCCCGGACGACCTGCAGACCGGCTCGTACATGTTCTACACATCCGGGACGACCGGACGGCCGAAGGGTGTTCGCCGCGGGCTCGTGGAAGGTCACCCCGATGAGACCGCCGCCACCGCCGGTGGGCTGTTCATGCTCTTCGGCACGATGCCGCACGACGACCATGTGCAGATCACCCAGGCGCCGACCTACCACACGGCGGTGAACAACTGGACCACGATGGCGCTGCACGTCGGCCACACCGTGGTGCTCATGGATCGCTGGACCCCCGAGGGCCTGCTCGAGCGGATCGAGCGCTACAAGGTCACCCACTCGCACATGGTGCCGACGATGTTCAACCGTCTCCTCCAGCTGCCCGACGAGGTGCGGCTCAAGTACGACGTGTCCTCGCTGCGGTCGATGGTCCACGCGGCGGCCCCGTGCCCGGTCGAGACGAAGCGCAAGATGATCGAGTGGTGGGGCGACACCATCTGGGAGTACTACGCCGCCACCGAGGGCGGCGGCACCTACGTGAGCGCGGCCGAGTGGTTGACCAAGCCCGGCACGGTCGGCAAGCCCTGGCCGGGCGCCGAGGTGATCGTCGTCGACGAGGACGGCAACGACCTGCCGACCTTCCAATCGGGCACCGTCTACATGAAGATGCCGGGCAACGCCTTCGAGTACAAGGGCGACAAGGACAAGACCGAGAAGTCCCGTTTGCGCGGGTTCTTCACCGTGGGCGACATCGGCTACCTCGACGACGACGGCTTCCTGTTCCTCAACGATCGGGCCAACGACATGATCATCGCCGGCGGCGTCAACATCTATCCGGCCGAGATCGAGGGTGCCCTCGTGCAGCACGAGGCCGTCGGCGATGTCGCCGTCTTCGGCATTCCCAACGAGGACACGGGGGAGGAGATCAAGGCGGTCATCGAGTTGCGCGAGGGCTGGGAGCCCACCGACGAGACCACCGAGACCATCATGGAGTGGCTGCGCGGCCAGGTCGCCAAGCAGAAGCTGCCCCGCTCGATCGACTACACGACCGAGATGCCCCGCGACCCCAACGGCAAGCTCTACAAGCGCCGCCTCAAGGACCCCTACTGGGAAGGCCGCGACGGCAACATCATCTGA
- a CDS encoding S-layer homology domain-containing protein encodes MRRVATILVATLALIASSTSAGATEGDTAGTRFADVDPGRFYASAVGWARSSGVVNGVTSACFAPDRSATRAEVAAMLQRLIAPTADAPVHGFSDVTATWQQVPVAWMATTGITTGTSPSEFSPDEPATRAMIATFLWRLEGSPVVGADHGFVDVVIDWQRDPVAWLWSVGLTTGRSATTFAPDDPVTRGELVTFLWRWQSEPAPPTGLPEPDPVDCLVETGTCAAVFNAAAIAEIDALAAGRPVTAHVHDHRTDCTYELDPGLAITTASVIKAQVLAGVLLDAQDRGVAVSADDAARVELMMHYSHNSPPTSNLYVALGGAAGMERLDQRFGLTGTSHTAHYGATVSTAADRTRLVEQLLIGGGPLDDAHVAQAWAWMSTVSVAQSWGVSAGLPADHEFALKNGFYPMSGRGWRLGTTGVVRTPDGGSFAMTILTEGSADETSGIALVEAIARKVNAQLTLGEPAPREVDDVRCIQAGRGQAWSDAGAALAVGDLERLRRINGGEAAPLAGQRVCA; translated from the coding sequence ATGCGTCGCGTCGCCACGATCCTCGTCGCCACTCTGGCGCTCATCGCGTCCTCGACGAGCGCCGGAGCCACCGAGGGCGACACCGCCGGCACCCGATTCGCCGACGTCGACCCGGGTCGCTTCTATGCCTCGGCCGTGGGCTGGGCGAGGTCCTCCGGTGTCGTGAACGGCGTGACGAGCGCCTGCTTCGCCCCCGACCGGTCTGCCACCCGGGCCGAGGTTGCGGCCATGCTCCAACGTCTCATCGCCCCGACAGCCGATGCGCCCGTCCACGGGTTCAGCGACGTGACCGCCACCTGGCAGCAGGTGCCGGTGGCATGGATGGCGACCACGGGCATCACCACGGGCACGTCGCCCTCCGAGTTCAGCCCGGACGAGCCGGCCACTCGGGCGATGATCGCCACCTTCCTGTGGCGACTCGAGGGCAGCCCAGTGGTCGGCGCCGATCACGGGTTCGTCGACGTGGTCATCGATTGGCAACGTGACCCCGTCGCCTGGCTGTGGTCGGTCGGCCTCACCACCGGTCGCTCCGCCACCACGTTCGCGCCCGACGATCCGGTCACGAGAGGCGAGCTGGTCACGTTCCTCTGGCGCTGGCAGAGCGAACCCGCACCGCCGACCGGGCTCCCCGAGCCCGATCCCGTCGACTGCCTCGTCGAGACCGGCACCTGCGCCGCCGTCTTCAACGCCGCCGCGATCGCCGAGATCGACGCTCTCGCGGCCGGCCGCCCGGTCACCGCCCATGTCCACGACCACCGAACCGACTGCACCTACGAACTCGACCCGGGACTGGCGATCACCACCGCCAGCGTGATCAAGGCCCAGGTGCTCGCCGGGGTGTTGCTCGACGCGCAGGATCGCGGTGTCGCCGTGTCGGCCGACGACGCGGCGCGTGTCGAACTGATGATGCACTACAGCCACAACTCGCCGCCGACCTCGAACCTGTATGTCGCCCTCGGCGGGGCGGCCGGAATGGAGCGCCTCGATCAACGGTTCGGTCTGACCGGCACCTCCCACACCGCGCACTACGGCGCCACGGTGTCGACCGCGGCGGACCGCACCCGACTCGTGGAGCAGCTCCTGATCGGCGGCGGTCCCCTCGATGACGCCCACGTGGCGCAGGCCTGGGCGTGGATGAGCACGGTGTCGGTCGCCCAGTCCTGGGGTGTCAGCGCAGGCTTGCCGGCCGACCACGAGTTCGCCCTCAAGAACGGCTTCTACCCGATGAGCGGTCGAGGCTGGCGACTCGGAACCACCGGCGTCGTCCGCACCCCCGACGGTGGCAGCTTCGCGATGACCATCCTGACCGAAGGAAGCGCCGACGAGACGAGCGGGATCGCACTGGTCGAGGCAATCGCGAGGAAGGTCAATGCGCAGCTCACGCTCGGCGAACCCGCACCTCGCGAGGTCGACGACGTCCGCTGCATCCAGGCCGGTCGAGGACAGGCGTGGTCCGATGCCGGCGCGGCGCTGGCCGTCGGTGATCTCGAACGACTTCGCCGCATCAACGGCGGCGAGGCCGCCCCGCTGGCCGGCCAACGGGTGTGCGCATGA
- a CDS encoding cytochrome P450 → MTLTNSDAASTVDPDDIDLSDLDVFADRCPHDWFDYLRAHAPVWKNKATEAAGNEPFWNVTSFELITQVHRSGTLFSHQTGPGRDGAGGIALTDLDAQRGPGLQMVMTDPPQHTTYRKLVNGGFTPRMVRRLEDAFRLRTTALLDAVTPNGECDFVTSIAAELPLMAIAEIVGVPQEDRDKLLDWSNRTVGGSDEEYQTRKAEPGEGDFNDSESAMIEMAMYAHQLTDRKRSEPGDDLWTRLTEAVVTMEDGSRHELSEIERDLFFTLLIIAGNETTRNSISKGMMAFFDHPEQWERWLANPDLADTMVDEVLRFTSPVNFFRRTATETTMLGDVEIQAGDKVLLWYPSGNRDEAEFGPDAHRFDIGRTPNHHMAFGAGGAHFCLGANLARLEIKIIFQELAKRCPDIHPTGPAQRLRMNLVDGIKHLPVAFTPSPALL, encoded by the coding sequence GTGACTCTCACCAACTCCGACGCCGCGTCCACCGTCGACCCCGACGACATCGACCTCAGCGATCTCGACGTCTTCGCCGACCGCTGCCCCCACGACTGGTTCGACTATCTGCGGGCCCACGCGCCCGTGTGGAAGAACAAGGCGACCGAGGCCGCCGGCAACGAACCGTTCTGGAACGTGACGTCCTTCGAACTCATCACCCAGGTCCACCGCAGCGGCACCCTGTTCAGCCACCAGACCGGCCCCGGCCGCGACGGTGCCGGCGGTATCGCACTGACGGATCTCGACGCCCAGCGCGGACCCGGTCTCCAGATGGTGATGACGGATCCGCCGCAGCACACCACCTATCGCAAGCTCGTCAACGGCGGCTTCACCCCGCGGATGGTACGACGACTCGAGGATGCGTTCCGCCTGCGCACCACTGCGCTGCTCGACGCGGTGACCCCGAACGGCGAGTGCGACTTCGTCACGTCGATCGCCGCCGAACTACCGCTGATGGCCATCGCCGAGATCGTCGGCGTTCCCCAGGAAGACCGCGACAAGCTGCTCGACTGGAGCAATCGCACCGTCGGCGGCAGCGACGAGGAGTACCAGACCCGCAAAGCAGAACCCGGCGAGGGCGACTTCAACGACTCCGAATCCGCCATGATCGAGATGGCGATGTACGCCCATCAGCTCACCGACCGCAAACGGTCCGAGCCGGGCGACGATCTGTGGACGCGCCTGACCGAGGCCGTCGTCACGATGGAGGACGGCAGCCGCCACGAGCTGTCCGAGATCGAACGAGATCTCTTCTTCACCTTGTTGATCATCGCCGGCAACGAGACGACGCGGAACTCGATCTCCAAGGGAATGATGGCGTTCTTCGATCACCCCGAGCAGTGGGAACGTTGGCTCGCCAACCCGGACCTGGCCGACACGATGGTCGACGAGGTGCTGCGCTTCACGAGTCCGGTCAACTTCTTCCGCCGCACCGCCACCGAGACCACCATGCTCGGCGATGTCGAGATCCAGGCCGGCGACAAGGTCCTTCTCTGGTACCCGTCGGGCAACCGCGACGAGGCCGAGTTCGGACCCGACGCGCACCGGTTCGACATCGGCCGCACCCCGAACCACCACATGGCCTTCGGTGCGGGCGGCGCCCACTTCTGCCTCGGCGCCAACCTGGCCCGGCTCGAGATCAAGATCATCTTCCAAGAGCTGGCGAAACGCTGCCCCGACATCCATCCCACCGGCCCGGCCCAACGGCTCCGGATGAACCTGGTCGACGGCATCAAGCACCTACCGGTCGCGTTCACCCCGAGCCCCGCGCTGCTGTAG
- a CDS encoding MarR family transcriptional regulator, whose product MTRTAPDDDQPEAEVGTGSDSTLGHLEALVDPKHWTTIEVLVWVFRTGRQIEAWLADTLAAEGLDTSEFAALNALWMSGAPHRLSAGEIADSLVQTSGGTTKTIRRLEDRGLVRRIADPSDGRRSLVELSATGLETARNALDHVLDAFDLDIGDLDAAERSELGERLARISGELGDRLRRR is encoded by the coding sequence GTGACCAGAACTGCGCCGGATGACGACCAGCCCGAAGCGGAAGTGGGCACCGGATCGGACTCCACGCTCGGCCATCTCGAAGCGCTGGTCGACCCCAAACACTGGACGACGATCGAAGTACTGGTCTGGGTATTCCGTACGGGCCGCCAGATCGAGGCGTGGTTGGCCGACACCCTTGCCGCCGAGGGGCTCGACACGTCCGAGTTCGCGGCGCTGAATGCCCTCTGGATGAGCGGTGCCCCACATCGGCTCTCCGCCGGCGAGATCGCCGACAGTCTCGTCCAGACCAGCGGTGGGACGACGAAGACCATCCGGCGCCTGGAGGACCGAGGGCTCGTGCGACGCATCGCGGATCCCTCGGACGGGCGCCGCTCGCTCGTCGAACTGTCGGCCACCGGTCTCGAGACGGCTCGCAACGCCTTGGACCACGTGCTCGATGCGTTCGATCTCGACATCGGTGATCTCGACGCCGCCGAACGTTCGGAGCTGGGCGAGCGACTGGCGCGGATCAGCGGGGAACTCGGCGACCGGCTCCGTCGCCGCTGA
- a CDS encoding UvrD-helicase domain-containing protein, with amino-acid sequence MSNDDQLDLFAGPTDPVPAADASGPGDAPPADEADRVRIRTERSSTLFVEAGAGSGKTRALVDRVEALVLHDRIGIESIAAITFTEKAAAELRDRIRQRFEDAARLAAAGSGPDAADTHALATVALAELDGAAVGTLHSFAQRILNEHPVEAGLPPGVEVLDEIGSQVEFEAQWHQFLDELLDDPSMGRSILALEAAGVRLDALRQLALQMTDNWDLVAERLDRDAPEPPTFDLGGLLTRFDDVIALRAHCTADDDVLLRKFTFLHESRARLAAGLDEIDQMAIASNMGEKGPSGEKIGPGGGGKAANWALPVPEVKDAIKQLAKDCDAAVAVVTRGALAHLAGRLGDFVVTMATERQTTGRLEFHDLLVHARRVLRSPEHGAEVRRSLRTRYVRLLLDEFQDTDPIQIELAALIAAREPRDDDEPTAWAELGIEPGRLFLVGDPKQSIYRFRRADIGVYLAARDRFPDGPRLTVNFRTVSPVIEWINDVFSVLIQADPGSQPEYAALTAHRRDAAPTGPGVALLGAEAIGTKLNADGLREAETRDIAATVAAALHGTTPWQVHDDRANDGAGGWRDAEPSDVCILLPARTSLPFLERALDRLHIPYRAETSSLVYATREVRELMLALRAVADPTDELATVAALRSFVYGCGDDDLAHWRLGLGGRFSLRHDRPAGADGHPVGDGLTHLAALHEARLWSNPAELLDRLVRERGVLETAVATGAPRDVWRRLRFVVDQARAWTDAGGRDLRAYLEWARLQGADNARVSETVLPETDDDSVRVMTIHGAKGLEFPITVLGGMTTRITRPPMGPSISFPPGAGGRPADPVLRLSSKVTSEGYDAWQPVDEQMDEHERLRLMYVAATRARDHLVVCLHRLADTTRTTSASVVAGPGLASTAGVVYEAPPASVPANPRPSPAPLPPRDEWAAERQAALAAAGRRSVIAATTLAAESTSEPAHRQPSTPAHPDDPGVDPTDPGPVPGLLPADPGLDKRPRDLDLPPWQKGRYGTAIGRAVHGVLQVVDLAGGGEIDDAARAQAMAEGVTNRTEVVARLARSGLATDAAGAAATREHWRELWVAAPLGERGDFLIEGYIDLLYRSDDGLVIVDWKTDHVGDHDGAIAEKLERYRLQGASYAAAVEAATGESVSRVTFAFLREDGATEAELPDLRSAIEEVHTRAAELAQTSTVIATADSN; translated from the coding sequence ATGAGCAACGACGACCAGCTCGATCTGTTCGCCGGCCCCACCGATCCTGTGCCGGCCGCCGACGCGTCGGGGCCCGGCGACGCACCCCCGGCCGACGAGGCCGACCGGGTGAGGATCCGCACCGAGCGATCGTCGACGCTGTTCGTCGAGGCCGGCGCCGGCTCGGGCAAGACGCGCGCGCTCGTCGACCGCGTCGAGGCTCTCGTCCTCCACGACCGGATCGGCATCGAATCGATCGCCGCCATCACCTTCACCGAGAAGGCGGCCGCCGAGCTGCGCGACCGCATACGCCAGCGCTTCGAGGATGCCGCCCGCCTCGCGGCGGCCGGCTCTGGCCCCGATGCGGCCGACACCCACGCCCTCGCCACCGTGGCGTTGGCCGAACTCGACGGCGCGGCGGTTGGCACCCTGCACTCGTTCGCCCAGCGAATCCTCAACGAGCACCCCGTCGAGGCGGGTCTGCCGCCCGGTGTCGAGGTGCTCGACGAAATCGGCTCGCAGGTCGAGTTCGAGGCCCAGTGGCACCAATTCCTCGACGAGCTCCTCGACGACCCGTCGATGGGCCGGTCGATCCTCGCACTCGAGGCTGCCGGAGTCCGGCTCGACGCGCTTCGCCAGCTCGCCCTGCAGATGACCGACAACTGGGACCTCGTCGCCGAGCGGCTCGACCGCGACGCGCCCGAGCCACCCACCTTCGATCTCGGCGGGTTGCTGACCCGCTTCGACGACGTCATCGCCCTGCGCGCCCATTGCACGGCCGACGACGACGTCCTCCTCCGCAAGTTCACGTTCCTCCACGAGAGCCGCGCCAGGCTCGCGGCCGGTCTCGACGAGATCGATCAGATGGCCATCGCGTCGAACATGGGCGAGAAGGGACCGAGCGGCGAGAAGATCGGTCCGGGCGGCGGAGGCAAGGCCGCCAACTGGGCCCTTCCCGTTCCCGAGGTGAAGGACGCGATCAAGCAGCTCGCCAAGGACTGCGATGCCGCCGTCGCCGTGGTCACCCGAGGCGCGCTGGCCCACCTCGCCGGACGGCTCGGCGATTTCGTCGTCACGATGGCGACCGAACGTCAGACGACCGGGCGGCTCGAGTTCCACGACCTGTTGGTGCACGCCCGGCGTGTCCTGCGCTCGCCCGAACACGGGGCCGAGGTCCGTCGCTCGCTGAGAACACGCTATGTGCGGCTCCTGCTCGACGAGTTCCAGGACACCGACCCGATCCAGATCGAGCTGGCTGCCCTCATCGCCGCCCGCGAACCCCGCGACGATGACGAGCCGACTGCGTGGGCCGAGCTCGGCATCGAGCCGGGCCGTCTCTTCCTGGTGGGCGACCCGAAGCAGTCGATCTATCGCTTCCGGCGAGCCGACATCGGTGTCTACCTCGCCGCCCGAGACCGCTTTCCCGATGGCCCTCGGCTCACCGTCAACTTCCGCACCGTCTCCCCGGTCATCGAGTGGATCAACGACGTCTTCTCCGTGCTCATCCAGGCCGACCCCGGCAGCCAGCCCGAGTACGCGGCGCTCACCGCCCATCGCCGCGATGCGGCGCCGACGGGCCCCGGCGTCGCGCTCCTCGGTGCCGAGGCGATCGGCACCAAGCTCAACGCCGACGGCCTCCGCGAGGCCGAGACGCGCGACATCGCCGCCACCGTCGCGGCGGCCCTCCACGGCACCACTCCGTGGCAGGTCCATGACGATCGGGCCAACGATGGTGCCGGTGGCTGGCGCGACGCCGAGCCGAGCGATGTGTGCATCCTGCTCCCGGCTCGCACGAGCCTGCCCTTCCTCGAACGGGCCCTCGACCGTCTCCACATCCCCTATCGGGCCGAGACCAGCTCGCTCGTCTATGCCACTCGCGAAGTGCGCGAGCTGATGCTGGCCCTGCGGGCAGTGGCCGATCCCACCGACGAGCTGGCCACCGTGGCCGCCCTGCGGTCGTTCGTCTACGGCTGCGGCGACGACGATCTCGCCCACTGGCGACTCGGCCTCGGGGGACGATTCTCGCTTCGCCACGACCGCCCGGCGGGCGCCGACGGCCACCCCGTCGGCGACGGTCTCACCCACCTGGCCGCGCTGCACGAGGCGCGCCTGTGGTCGAACCCGGCAGAGCTACTCGACCGACTCGTGCGCGAGCGCGGGGTGCTCGAAACCGCCGTCGCCACCGGGGCTCCCCGCGATGTCTGGCGGCGCCTCCGATTCGTCGTCGACCAGGCGCGAGCCTGGACCGATGCCGGCGGCCGCGACCTGCGCGCCTATCTCGAGTGGGCCCGCTTGCAAGGGGCCGACAACGCACGCGTGAGCGAGACCGTGCTCCCCGAGACCGACGACGACTCGGTCCGCGTCATGACCATCCACGGCGCCAAGGGCCTGGAGTTCCCGATCACGGTGCTGGGCGGCATGACCACCCGGATCACCCGACCGCCGATGGGACCGTCGATCTCGTTTCCGCCCGGCGCCGGGGGACGACCGGCCGATCCCGTGCTGCGTCTGTCGAGCAAGGTCACCTCCGAGGGCTACGACGCATGGCAGCCCGTCGACGAACAGATGGACGAACACGAGCGACTTCGACTCATGTACGTCGCGGCCACCCGCGCCCGCGACCATCTCGTGGTGTGCCTCCACCGGCTGGCCGACACCACCCGCACCACGAGCGCCAGCGTCGTCGCCGGGCCCGGCCTGGCATCGACGGCCGGCGTCGTCTACGAAGCCCCACCGGCCAGCGTGCCGGCCAACCCCCGCCCCTCCCCGGCACCGCTGCCGCCCCGCGACGAATGGGCCGCCGAGCGGCAGGCCGCCCTCGCCGCCGCCGGGCGCCGGTCGGTCATCGCCGCCACCACCCTCGCCGCCGAGTCCACCTCCGAACCGGCGCATCGGCAACCGTCCACGCCCGCCCACCCGGACGATCCGGGTGTGGACCCGACCGATCCGGGACCGGTGCCGGGACTGCTCCCGGCCGACCCCGGCCTCGACAAACGGCCCCGTGACCTCGACCTCCCGCCGTGGCAGAAGGGGCGCTACGGCACGGCGATCGGACGGGCCGTCCACGGCGTCCTCCAGGTCGTCGACCTCGCCGGCGGCGGCGAGATCGACGACGCGGCGCGGGCCCAGGCGATGGCCGAGGGCGTCACGAACCGCACCGAGGTCGTGGCCCGTCTCGCTCGATCCGGGCTGGCAACCGACGCCGCCGGTGCGGCCGCCACCCGCGAGCACTGGCGCGAGCTCTGGGTTGCTGCGCCACTCGGCGAGCGTGGCGACTTCCTCATCGAGGGCTACATCGACCTCCTCTACCGCAGCGACGACGGTCTCGTGATCGTCGACTGGAAGACGGATCATGTCGGGGACCACGACGGGGCCATCGCCGAGAAGCTCGAGCGCTACCGCCTGCAAGGGGCGAGTTACGCAGCCGCCGTCGAGGCCGCCACCGGCGAGAGCGTCAGCCGGGTGACCTTCGCCTTCCTCCGTGAGGACGGTGCCACCGAAGCCGAACTGCCCGACCTCCGCTCGGCGATCGAGGAAGTCCACACCCGTGCCGCAGAGCTGGCGCAGACATCGACCGTCATCGCCACCGCCGACTCGAACTGA